Proteins encoded by one window of Erysipelothrix rhusiopathiae:
- a CDS encoding ParA family protein — protein MGKIIAVANQKGGVGKTTTSINLSAGLAYLGQKVLLVDLDPQGNASQGVGANRMAIKDSTYDLILSEKEVSDIKMSLNTPPMDLIPATIDLAGADLEMVEFKIGRERLLKNKLIKAKDDYDYIIIDCPPSLGLLNTNALTAADSVIIPVQCEYYALEGLTQLLSTIRLVQKLFNPDLKIEGVLLTMFDVRTRLSVEVQQEVRKYFKERVYKSNIPRNVKLSEAPSRGNSIFEYDLKSEGAKAYASLAKEVLSYNKKRSDSNGRER, from the coding sequence ATGGGGAAAATAATTGCTGTAGCTAATCAAAAAGGTGGCGTTGGGAAAACAACGACGAGTATTAATTTATCTGCTGGGTTAGCCTACTTAGGCCAAAAAGTTCTATTAGTAGACCTTGACCCCCAAGGAAATGCATCTCAAGGTGTAGGTGCAAATAGAATGGCGATTAAAGACAGTACCTATGATTTAATTCTTTCTGAAAAAGAAGTAAGCGACATTAAAATGTCTTTGAATACTCCCCCAATGGATTTAATTCCCGCAACAATTGATCTTGCTGGAGCAGATCTCGAGATGGTTGAGTTTAAGATTGGTCGTGAGCGTCTTTTAAAGAATAAATTAATTAAAGCAAAGGATGACTATGATTATATTATTATAGATTGTCCACCATCATTAGGTTTGTTAAATACAAATGCATTGACGGCTGCGGATTCAGTCATAATACCGGTTCAATGTGAGTATTATGCACTTGAAGGGTTAACACAATTGTTATCCACAATCCGGCTTGTACAAAAGCTGTTTAATCCAGATTTAAAAATAGAAGGCGTTTTACTTACGATGTTTGATGTTCGTACTCGTTTGAGTGTTGAGGTTCAACAAGAAGTTCGTAAATATTTTAAAGAACGTGTCTATAAGAGTAATATCCCTAGAAATGTTAAGTTGTCAGAAGCTCCTTCTCGTGGAAACTCAATCTTCGAATATGATTTAAAATCGGAAGGCGCTAAAGCATACGCATCTCTAGCGAAAGAAGTCTTATCATATAATAAGAAACGGAGTGACTCGAATGGCAGAGAAAGATAG
- a CDS encoding ParB/RepB/Spo0J family partition protein produces the protein MAEKDSNRLGRGLGAIFGDDVSSVLEDIQQGNNDEFTGVKTSLKVKDIRTNPYQPRRHFDEDKLEELSQSISTHGLFTPILVRETNKGYELVAGERRLRATKRANIEEIAAIVVDFDDSQMMEIAIIENVQREDLNVIEEAMGYSSLIDRLGLTQEEVAKRVSKSRSHITNLLRLLRLPKSVQEMVSDNKLTMGHVRPLVTIEDPKEIERIAEEILSKKLSVREAERLINKEDVKPVEPKLRNKDYDYAQSLFERRLQTRVNIANNKVMISFDDDEDLNRILELLDIIE, from the coding sequence ATGGCAGAGAAAGATAGTAATCGTTTAGGTCGTGGACTGGGTGCAATTTTTGGTGATGATGTATCTTCAGTACTTGAGGATATTCAACAAGGCAATAATGATGAATTTACGGGTGTTAAAACAAGCCTTAAAGTCAAAGATATTCGCACAAATCCATACCAACCGCGTCGACATTTTGACGAGGATAAATTAGAAGAATTATCACAATCAATTTCAACACATGGTTTGTTTACACCGATTTTAGTTCGTGAAACGAATAAGGGATACGAACTTGTAGCTGGAGAACGTCGTTTACGTGCTACCAAACGCGCAAATATCGAAGAAATCGCAGCGATCGTTGTGGATTTTGATGATTCACAGATGATGGAAATTGCGATTATCGAGAACGTTCAACGTGAAGATTTAAATGTAATTGAAGAGGCGATGGGATATAGTTCATTAATTGATCGTTTAGGTTTAACTCAAGAAGAAGTTGCGAAACGAGTAAGTAAATCCCGTAGTCATATTACAAACTTATTACGTTTATTAAGACTTCCAAAATCTGTACAAGAAATGGTCAGCGATAACAAACTCACAATGGGTCATGTGCGCCCACTTGTCACAATCGAAGATCCAAAAGAAATTGAACGCATTGCGGAAGAAATTTTAAGTAAGAAGTTATCGGTACGGGAAGCAGAACGTCTCATCAATAAAGAAGATGTGAAACCTGTTGAACCGAAGTTACGTAATAAAGATTATGATTATGCACAATCATTATTCGAACGACGCTTACAAACACGCGTTAATATCGCGAATAATAAAGTGATGATTTCGTTTGATGACGACGAAGATTTAAATCGTATTTTAGAGTTGCTTGATATTATTGAGTAA
- a CDS encoding ParB/RepB/Spo0J family partition protein, with the protein MIDRREIAIEKIKPNRNQPRLTFNDESLLELGQSISENGLLQPIVVREVNEIDEYEIIAGERRYRAMRMFGFTEVPCIISNIDDDKSATLALIENIQREDLSVLEEAKAYRDILRIQKITQKELATKVGKSQSAIANKIRLLELPEPVLEALGERRITERHARALLSVEKEKTEEVLDEILNKKLNVKETETLINKPRKKKTVTRGISQHIKIGINTIKQSIGMIEKTGITVKHEMEETNDEVIITIRFPK; encoded by the coding sequence ATGATTGATCGTAGAGAAATAGCTATTGAAAAAATTAAACCTAACCGTAATCAACCACGGCTAACTTTTAACGATGAGAGTTTGTTGGAATTGGGTCAATCGATTAGTGAAAATGGCCTTCTTCAACCGATTGTTGTTCGTGAAGTCAACGAGATAGATGAATATGAAATTATTGCCGGAGAACGTCGTTATCGAGCAATGCGAATGTTCGGTTTTACAGAAGTTCCGTGCATTATCAGTAATATTGACGATGATAAAAGTGCAACATTAGCGCTTATTGAAAATATACAGCGAGAAGATTTAAGTGTGTTAGAAGAAGCGAAAGCATATCGCGATATTTTACGAATTCAAAAAATAACTCAAAAGGAACTCGCAACCAAAGTAGGGAAATCACAATCAGCGATTGCGAATAAAATCCGTTTACTTGAATTGCCTGAACCCGTACTCGAAGCCTTAGGAGAGCGTAGAATTACTGAGCGTCATGCGCGTGCTCTATTAAGTGTTGAAAAAGAAAAAACTGAAGAAGTTTTAGACGAAATCCTTAATAAAAAGTTGAATGTTAAAGAGACAGAGACCCTCATTAACAAACCACGAAAGAAAAAAACAGTAACACGTGGTATTTCTCAACACATTAAGATTGGTATTAATACAATCAAGCAATCGATCGGAATGATTGAAAAAACAGGAATTACGGTAAAACATGAAATGGAAGAAACGAATGATGAGGTTATCATTACGATACGCTTCCCTAAATAA